AGTCCATTGTATTGACATCGCACAGTATGGATGAGTGCGAAACGCTGTGCACGCGCCTAGCCATTATGGTGGATGGACAATTTAAGTGCATAGGATCTGTGCAAAACCTAAAGAATAGATACTCAAAGGGACTCATACTGAAGATTAAGGTGAAGCTTTCCAACAGAAGCTCGTCCAGCTCAGAGCTATCAGCAAATGGAAGCGATGAAGCACGGGAAATAGCGAACAGCAATAATAAAAGAAGCGATGAAATTAGCATAATCAAAGAAACAGATGCGCCCCATCGAATTTTAAAACTAAAAAGCTTTATTTCAAAAGAAATACCGGACGCAGTTCTCAAGGAAACCTGCAGTGGGATGCTCACGTACTATATTCCCCTGAAGAAATTAATGTGGTCGAATCTATTTCGACTGATCGAAAATAATAGAGAAAAACTATACATAGAGGACTATTTAATAATACAGACGAGACTGGAGGAAATATTCTTAGATTTTGCACTGAAACGAGGTCAGCCTGGTGCTGGCGCCCCAAATGGTGAGGCAGAGAAATGATAATCGATATTCTAAAATCTCCCCTCAATCCTACAGATACTTCTGGTGAAGCTGAGAAGTGATTTGTTGACCTGATTGACGCTCTTGTGAATTACTTTTGTGAGCTTATACATGTGTAAATATTAGCCTATTAAAGCTGCTAGGAGAACGTTGATTGTAGAATGATTATAATTGATGACGGTAATGCCAGAGGGTAGACAGTCTTAGTTTTCAATCTAAATTGCAGCCAAACATTTCTTTACGAGCCCAAATCTTATCTAAGATATATGATAGCCGACTTAATTGGAGTTCGCAGATAAACGTTTGCCTACGCTGCGCTTATCTGACAAGTGGGATCCccgaaatcaaattaaaattagcTCTTCATGCTGATCGACAGAATGTCggcaagagagagggagcgagggagcgagagagcgagctcaTGCTGGCGATAAGACAAGAACAAGTGTGGACCGACCACTGGTTCTTACTATATAGATTACAGATTTATTTTCAGCTATATCTAGGGGGTGGGCGGTAGGTAGTCTTATTGTGTGATGTGTGAGAGTAGCCTACTTTCAGGCTTGCGAGACCACAAAGTTCCGGAACTTTATCTGCGCCTGTAGCAGAGTCGTCAGCTTGGTCTCTGGCATGCACCAGATGCTGCACAGAAActccgccagcagcagagcagcaagGCTGAAGAAAAAGGCAGCGATATTGTCAATGCTGTCGATGTGCCTGCTGAGATCGATGCGACAAATGCCCAGCTGGATGATCATCTCCGCCACGTAGGCCAGGGCAATGCACTGCCGCTTCACACTCCGAGGAAAGGCCTCCGATAGGTAGGCCGAGCTcgggccaaagccaaagcccgcAAACAGCTGgtacaggagcagcagccagagggCCATCCTCATGTCCTTGACCCGCACCAGCTCGCTCCCCACAAACCTACTGGCCACTCCGACCGCCAGTCCACCAGCCATTACCAGGCCCAGCAGCAAGGGGATCTTGCGGCCAAGCGTGTCCAAGGCGAAGGCGCTCGTGAAGCTGCCCACCAGTCGCAGGATGCCGAAGAGCACAAAGGGCCCCGAGCTACCGGGATAGACAATGGTGCTTGTGCAGCTCAGGGTGAAGGCTACCAGCATGCTGGAGCTAATAGCGTACAGTCCCCGCATCAGGCAGAGGTGCAGCAGGGCGGGCAGGGCCTCCGTCCAGGCTCTTAGCCCTCGCATCGGCTGGTTGTGGGTCAGATAGGTGTGATGATTGTCCATCTGATCATAGGTTTCAGCGGTGACGGCTCTGGGACGATGTAGACGGCTCAAAGCATCGATGGCTCCCTGGTCGTCACCCCAGCCCAGCAGATCCACGGGCGATTCGATTGTCAGCAGCCAGGCCATGCATATGGCAATCACGCCCAGGATGGCGCTGAGTACGCCCTGGAACTGCTCCACCGTGAACTCGCTCTCCGTGTCCCAGCTGGCGCTGCACACGATCTGCACAAAGATCCCCAAAGTGGT
The sequence above is a segment of the Drosophila pseudoobscura strain MV-25-SWS-2005 chromosome X, UCI_Dpse_MV25, whole genome shotgun sequence genome. Coding sequences within it:
- the LOC4813121 gene encoding uncharacterized protein isoform X2; this translates as MLETLQHFPHPFRPGTSIATTALIFLSGGLHIAWSIGFDSLLELEVSSHLRISWFIAAIVGALVGGFFSRRFTYKQLMQTCAMLTVIGGTVMGARRFNVRAMLVARYLNGFGNGLALAPTLAMAGELSVYYKRGTTASAGEQWPTTLGIFVQIVCSASWDTESEFTVEQFQGVLSAILGVIAICMAWLLTIESPVDLLGWGDDQGAIDALSRLHRPRAVTAETYDQMDNHHTYLTHNQPMRGLRAWTEALPALLHLCLMRGLYAISSSMLVAFTLSCTSTIVYPGSSGPFVLFGILRLVGSFTSAFALDTLGRKIPLLLGLVMAGGLAVGVASRFVGSELVRVKDMRMALWLLLLYQLFAGFGFGPSSAYLSEAFPRSVKRQCIALAYVAEMIIQLGICRIDLSRHIDSIDNIAAFFFSLAALLLAEFLCSIWCMPETKLTTLLQAQIKFRNFVVSQA
- the LOC4813121 gene encoding uncharacterized protein isoform X1, whose product is MQTERPPPASGFLPIPTAHSPEVKREVIQQAGQGTCCNQDRRNQPQANAIGAAALIFLSGGLHIAWSIGFDSLLELEVSSHLRISWFIAAIVGALVGGFFSRRFTYKQLMQTCAMLTVIGGTVMGARRFNVRAMLVARYLNGFGNGLALAPTLAMAGELSVYYKRGTTASAGEQWPTTLGIFVQIVCSASWDTESEFTVEQFQGVLSAILGVIAICMAWLLTIESPVDLLGWGDDQGAIDALSRLHRPRAVTAETYDQMDNHHTYLTHNQPMRGLRAWTEALPALLHLCLMRGLYAISSSMLVAFTLSCTSTIVYPGSSGPFVLFGILRLVGSFTSAFALDTLGRKIPLLLGLVMAGGLAVGVASRFVGSELVRVKDMRMALWLLLLYQLFAGFGFGPSSAYLSEAFPRSVKRQCIALAYVAEMIIQLGICRIDLSRHIDSIDNIAAFFFSLAALLLAEFLCSIWCMPETKLTTLLQAQIKFRNFVVSQA